Proteins encoded within one genomic window of Pygocentrus nattereri isolate fPygNat1 chromosome 11, fPygNat1.pri, whole genome shotgun sequence:
- the LOC108411384 gene encoding NACHT, LRR and PYD domains-containing protein 12-like isoform X1 — translation MKQHQKTVMSVQFDEPPCAPTSENILNERTNSLRSLLKERLKKKYQDLDTAYCAPLKLHLFKRADEDVKSEKVLKGLEWPINDFLNAEDVIEYVDLFKPCPITTEDIRTVLMKGTPGIGKTTAVKKFVLDWTEGRTHQDITFVLPFNLTELSLMKPEKCSLLQLLGLFFPELTDVDALQHARVLFVLDDLSKCKLKLNFWYIKSCSDPKKELSLSALLVNLLRGDLFPKAQIWVTSSSQGADIIPSKFLQRVVEIQGLDDVDWEEYVRRLVCDCTVATRAIVHVKSSNALYSQRSLPVFCHVAATVLEELMTNACNMELPLTSSEMYTHYLLIQMRGKAEAKWMKTDAEEILNLGRLAWHTLEKGSLTVFEEDLRKNNVAPSAAAELSQRWTTLFKEEELNKGKVYHFAHQSIQSYLSALYVFVNYKTSKGNVLSCTLAERVKHLFKPAEVTDMYRRAVSKTLRSKEGQFDFFLTFLIGISAGPSYESLSCFLPDSCQRGSSENIVPYILKNIENTTSLNLIHCLDELNVPYPGCQGNVEENLTPSEWSAMAKTLLNSEDPQRTFDIKEYLNPEVAFLRLFPVIKASKVLRLCENEDQSWVLLASALRSPSNSITEIDVEDHSIRAKHIILLSEGLKSPNCKVEVLRTPHLYDDYKGDPDPLISALLSNPSHLKELNLSFSYAVSAKTVECLEKLLVDPECHLEKLVLHNNIRMSETSFKTLAEALCSSNCCVKELDLSSNYSLFDDKGVVRHLSKGLGNPRCPIIVLRLAFCSVDHTGVLALVSALSSNPSHLRELDLSYSRPGLQAFLQFCSLLEDPRFKLETLILVNIDWWKDDTPCGTTTYRRSLTDIISDACKALASALSSSNLRVLDLSINCLEDSSVELLSAGLSHSACKLEILRMARCKITEVGASTLANALRLNPSYIRELDLSYNPVEGTGFDQLNSLVGDPAIKLEKIIVDGLGEKREIEWLRQHEFPLTLDPDTASVNVKVSEGDKEAWHNYNRQQPLPENPERFKPYSLVMCREALAGRHFCQVEWFGRCATIGVAYKDISRKGHFAACSPGYNKKSWAITVSNPFPLSEALHDGVKKRLPNRSPWRVGVYLDWSAGTLSFYDITYEEAGLIHTFYAKFTAPLHLIFSMSAGIRLLPPNPSPVCCHDHDLWDMFRGTKDCKGCNGSKAG, via the exons ATGAAACAGCatcagaaaacagtgatgagtGTTCAGTTTGATGAGCCTCCATGTGCTCCTACGAG TGAGAACATCCTTAATGAACGCACCAACTCACTCAGATCTTTGCTgaaagaaagactgaaaaagaagTACCAAGATCTTGACACGGCTTACTGTGCTCCACTGAAACTGCATTTATTTAAGAGAGCGGATGAAGATGTCAAAAGCGAAAAAGTGCTTAAAGGTCTGGAATGGCCCATTAATGATTTCCTGAACGCTGAGGATGTAATTGAGTATGTTGACCTGTTCAAACCGTGTCCCATCACCACTGAAGATATTAGAACTGTTCTGATGAAAGGGACTCCTGGGATTGGCAAAACAACTGCTGTGAAGAAGTTTGTTTTGGACTGGACCGAGGGCAGAACGCATCAGGACATCACTTTTGTTTTGCCTTTTAATCTCACAGAGCTGAGCTTGATGAAGCCAGAGAAATGCAGCCTGCTGCAGCTTTTAGGGCTGTTCTTTCCAGAGCTGACAGATGTTGATGCTCTCCAGCATGCCAGAGTTCTCTTTGTGCTTGATGACCTGAGCAAATGTAAACTCAAACTGAACTTCTGGTACATAAAATCTTGTAGTGATCCAAAAAAGGAGTTGTCACTGAGTGCGCTGCTCGTAAACCTGCTGAGAGGGGATTTGTTCCCGAAAGCCCAGATCTGGGTAACTTCAAGTTCACAGGGAGCTGATATAATCCCTTCTAAATTTCTACAGCGAGTTGTTGAGATTCAGGGTCTGGATGATGTAGACTGGGAAGAATATGTCAGAAGACTTGTTTGTGACTGTACTGTGGCTACAAGAGCAATCGTCCATGTGAAGTCATCAAATGCTCTTTACTCCCAGCGTTCGCTGCCAGTTTTTTGTCATGTTGCTGCCACTGTTTTGGAAGAACTGATGACCAACGCATGTAACATGGAACTCCCACTGACTTCATCAGAAATGTACACACATTACCTGCTCATTCAAATGAGAGGGAAGGCTGAGGCAAAGTGGATGAAGACTGATGCTGAAGAGATCCTGAATTTAGGCAGACTAGCGTGGCACACGCTTGAGAAAGGCTCTTTAACTGTTTTTGAAGAGGATCTCAGAAAGAATAACGTAGCCCCTTCAGCTGCAGCTGAACTCTCTCAGAGATGGACCACACTTTTTAAAGAGGAAGAACTAAATAAGGGGAAGGTTTATCACTTTGCACATCAGAGCATTCAGTCATACCTTTCTGCACTGTATGTGTTCGTGAATTATAAGACCAGCAAAGGTAATGTGCTCAGCTGTACTTTGGCAGAAAGAGTGAAACACCTGTTCAAACCAGCGGAGGTCACTGATATGTACAGAAGAGCCGTGAGCAAGACTTTGAGAAGCAAAGAAGGCCAGTTTGATTTCTTCCTCACCTTCCTCATTGGAATATCCGCAGGTCCCAGCTATGAGTCCTTGTCATGTTTTCTTCCTGATTCCTGTCAAAGAGGAAGCTCGGAGAACATAGTCCCTTACATATTGAAGAACATTGAGAACACCACATCACTAAATCTCATCCACTGTCTCGATGAACTAAATGTGCCTTACCCTGGGTGTCAGGGAAATGTAGAAGAGAACCTCACACCATCTGAGTGGTCTGCTATGGCAAAAACCTTGCTGAACTCTGAGGATCCGCAGAGGACATTTGATATCAAGGAATATCTCAACCCGGAAGTGGCCTTTCTGAGACTGTTTCCAGTTATCAAGGCCTCTAAAGTTCTCAG ACTCTGTGAAAATGAAGACCAGAGCTGGGTGTTGCTTGCCTCTGCTCTGAGATCGCCGTccaacagtattacagaaattGATGTAGAGGATCACAGTATCAGGGCAAAACATATTATCTTGCTATCTGAAGGTTTAAAAAGTCCCAACTGCAAAGTGGAGGTTCTCAG aacACCACATCTTTATGATGATTACAAGGGAGACCCTGATCCTCTGATTTCAGCTCTTTTATCTAATCCATCACACCTAAAAGAGCTGAACTTGAGCTTTTCGTATGCTGTATCTGCCAAGACAGTGGAATGCCTAGAAAAACTATTAGTGGACCCTGAGTGTCATCTGGAGAAGCTTGT CTTACATAACAACATAAGAATGTCAGAAACCTCTTTCAAGACTTTGGCTGAAGCCCTTTGTAGCAGTAATTGCTGTGTGAAAGAACTAGATTTGTCCAGCAATTACAGTCTCTTTGATGATAAGGGTGTAGTTCGACATCTGTCTAAAGGGCTTGGAAACCCACGCTGCCCAATTATAGTTCTGAG GTTAGCATTTTGTTCTGTGGATCACACAGGGGTTCTTGCCCTGGTCTCTGCTCTTTCTTCAAACCCTTCACACCTGAGAGAGCTGGACCTGAGTTACAGCAGACCTGGACTTCAAGCCTTTCTGCAGTTTTGCTCTTTGTTGGAAGACCCTCGTTTCAAACTGGAGACACTGATACTGGTTAATATAGACTGGTGGAAGGATGACACTCCATGTGGCACCACCACTTACAG ACGAAGCCTTACTGATATCATAAGTGATGCCTGCAAAGCTCTGGCTTCAGCCCTCAGCTCATCAAATCTCAGAGTGCTGGATCTCAGTATTAACTGTTTGGAAGATTCCTCAGTGGAGCTCCTTTCAGCTGGACTGAGCCATTCTGCATGTAAACTGGAGATTCTTAG AATGGCACGATGCAAAATCACAGAAGTTGGAGCTTCTACGCTGGCGAATGCTTTGCGTCTAAATCCTTCCTACATACGAGAATTAGACCTGAGCTACAATCCGGTGGAAGGAACCGGCTTTGACCAACTCAACTCGCTAGTCGGAGATCCAGCAATCAAACTGGAGAAAATAAT TGTAGACGGGCTTGGAGAGAAACGAGAAATTGAATGGCTTCGGCAAC ATGAATTCCCACTGACTCTGGATCCCGACACAGCCTCGGTTAATGTGAAGGTGTCCGAGGGGGACAAAGAAGCTTGGCACAACTATAACCGACAGCAGCCCCTCCCAGAAAACCCCGAGAGGTTTAAACCGTATTCCCTAGTCATGTGTCGAGAAGCGCTCGCTGGTCGCCACTTCTGCCAAGTGGAGTGGTTTGGAAGGTGTGCCACTATTGGGGTGGCCTATAAAGACATTAGCAGGAAGGGGCATTTTGCAGCCTGTAGCCCAGGATACAACAAGAAGTCATGGGCCATTACAGTGAGCAACCCCTTTCCACTGTCAGAAGCCCTCCATGATGGGGTGAAAAAGCGACTTCCTAACCGTTCACCCTGGAGAGTTGGAGTTTATCTAGATTGGTCTGCAGGCACTTTGTCCTTCTATGACATCACATATGAAGAGGCTGGACTCATTCACACATTCTATGCAAAGTTCACCGCACCACTTCATTTGATCTTCAGCATGTCAGCTGGGATACGCTTGCTGCCACCAAACCCTAGTCCAGTCTGCTGCCATGACCACGACCTTTGGGACATGTTCAGAGGTACTAAAGATTGCAAGGGCTGCAACGGCTCAAAGGCAGGTTAA
- the LOC108411384 gene encoding NACHT, LRR and PYD domains-containing protein 12-like isoform X4, translating to MKQHQKTVMSVQFDEPPCAPTSENILNERTNSLRSLLKERLKKKYQDLDTAYCAPLKLHLFKRADEDVKSEKVLKGLEWPINDFLNAEDVIEYVDLFKPCPITTEDIRTVLMKGTPGIGKTTAVKKFVLDWTEGRTHQDITFVLPFNLTELSLMKPEKCSLLQLLGLFFPELTDVDALQHARVLFVLDDLSKCKLKLNFWYIKSCSDPKKELSLSALLVNLLRGDLFPKAQIWVTSSSQGADIIPSKFLQRVVEIQGLDDVDWEEYVRRLVCDCTVATRAIVHVKSSNALYSQRSLPVFCHVAATVLEELMTNACNMELPLTSSEMYTHYLLIQMRGKAEAKWMKTDAEEILNLGRLAWHTLEKGSLTVFEEDLRKNNVAPSAAAELSQRWTTLFKEEELNKGKVYHFAHQSIQSYLSALYVFVNYKTSKGNVLSCTLAERVKHLFKPAEVTDMYRRAVSKTLRSKEGQFDFFLTFLIGISAGPSYESLSCFLPDSCQRGSSENIVPYILKNIENTTSLNLIHCLDELNVPYPGCQGNVEENLTPSEWSAMAKTLLNSEDPQRTFDIKEYLNPEVAFLRLFPVIKASKVLRLCENEDQSWVLLASALRSPSNSITEIDVEDHSIRAKHIILLSEGLKSPNCKVEVLRTPHLYDDYKGDPDPLISALLSNPSHLKELNLSFSYAVSAKTVECLEKLLVDPECHLEKLVLHNNIRMSETSFKTLAEALCSSNCCVKELDLSSNYSLFDDKGVVRHLSKGLGNPRCPIIVLRLAFCSVDHTGVLALVSALSSNPSHLRELDLSYSRPGLQAFLQFCSLLEDPRFKLETLILVNIDWWKDDTPCGTTTYRRSLTDIISDACKALASALSSSNLRVLDLSINCLEDSSVELLSAGLSHSACKLEILRMARCKITEVGASTLANALRLNPSYIRELDLSYNPVEGTGFDQLNSLVGDPAIKLEKII from the exons ATGAAACAGCatcagaaaacagtgatgagtGTTCAGTTTGATGAGCCTCCATGTGCTCCTACGAG TGAGAACATCCTTAATGAACGCACCAACTCACTCAGATCTTTGCTgaaagaaagactgaaaaagaagTACCAAGATCTTGACACGGCTTACTGTGCTCCACTGAAACTGCATTTATTTAAGAGAGCGGATGAAGATGTCAAAAGCGAAAAAGTGCTTAAAGGTCTGGAATGGCCCATTAATGATTTCCTGAACGCTGAGGATGTAATTGAGTATGTTGACCTGTTCAAACCGTGTCCCATCACCACTGAAGATATTAGAACTGTTCTGATGAAAGGGACTCCTGGGATTGGCAAAACAACTGCTGTGAAGAAGTTTGTTTTGGACTGGACCGAGGGCAGAACGCATCAGGACATCACTTTTGTTTTGCCTTTTAATCTCACAGAGCTGAGCTTGATGAAGCCAGAGAAATGCAGCCTGCTGCAGCTTTTAGGGCTGTTCTTTCCAGAGCTGACAGATGTTGATGCTCTCCAGCATGCCAGAGTTCTCTTTGTGCTTGATGACCTGAGCAAATGTAAACTCAAACTGAACTTCTGGTACATAAAATCTTGTAGTGATCCAAAAAAGGAGTTGTCACTGAGTGCGCTGCTCGTAAACCTGCTGAGAGGGGATTTGTTCCCGAAAGCCCAGATCTGGGTAACTTCAAGTTCACAGGGAGCTGATATAATCCCTTCTAAATTTCTACAGCGAGTTGTTGAGATTCAGGGTCTGGATGATGTAGACTGGGAAGAATATGTCAGAAGACTTGTTTGTGACTGTACTGTGGCTACAAGAGCAATCGTCCATGTGAAGTCATCAAATGCTCTTTACTCCCAGCGTTCGCTGCCAGTTTTTTGTCATGTTGCTGCCACTGTTTTGGAAGAACTGATGACCAACGCATGTAACATGGAACTCCCACTGACTTCATCAGAAATGTACACACATTACCTGCTCATTCAAATGAGAGGGAAGGCTGAGGCAAAGTGGATGAAGACTGATGCTGAAGAGATCCTGAATTTAGGCAGACTAGCGTGGCACACGCTTGAGAAAGGCTCTTTAACTGTTTTTGAAGAGGATCTCAGAAAGAATAACGTAGCCCCTTCAGCTGCAGCTGAACTCTCTCAGAGATGGACCACACTTTTTAAAGAGGAAGAACTAAATAAGGGGAAGGTTTATCACTTTGCACATCAGAGCATTCAGTCATACCTTTCTGCACTGTATGTGTTCGTGAATTATAAGACCAGCAAAGGTAATGTGCTCAGCTGTACTTTGGCAGAAAGAGTGAAACACCTGTTCAAACCAGCGGAGGTCACTGATATGTACAGAAGAGCCGTGAGCAAGACTTTGAGAAGCAAAGAAGGCCAGTTTGATTTCTTCCTCACCTTCCTCATTGGAATATCCGCAGGTCCCAGCTATGAGTCCTTGTCATGTTTTCTTCCTGATTCCTGTCAAAGAGGAAGCTCGGAGAACATAGTCCCTTACATATTGAAGAACATTGAGAACACCACATCACTAAATCTCATCCACTGTCTCGATGAACTAAATGTGCCTTACCCTGGGTGTCAGGGAAATGTAGAAGAGAACCTCACACCATCTGAGTGGTCTGCTATGGCAAAAACCTTGCTGAACTCTGAGGATCCGCAGAGGACATTTGATATCAAGGAATATCTCAACCCGGAAGTGGCCTTTCTGAGACTGTTTCCAGTTATCAAGGCCTCTAAAGTTCTCAG ACTCTGTGAAAATGAAGACCAGAGCTGGGTGTTGCTTGCCTCTGCTCTGAGATCGCCGTccaacagtattacagaaattGATGTAGAGGATCACAGTATCAGGGCAAAACATATTATCTTGCTATCTGAAGGTTTAAAAAGTCCCAACTGCAAAGTGGAGGTTCTCAG aacACCACATCTTTATGATGATTACAAGGGAGACCCTGATCCTCTGATTTCAGCTCTTTTATCTAATCCATCACACCTAAAAGAGCTGAACTTGAGCTTTTCGTATGCTGTATCTGCCAAGACAGTGGAATGCCTAGAAAAACTATTAGTGGACCCTGAGTGTCATCTGGAGAAGCTTGT CTTACATAACAACATAAGAATGTCAGAAACCTCTTTCAAGACTTTGGCTGAAGCCCTTTGTAGCAGTAATTGCTGTGTGAAAGAACTAGATTTGTCCAGCAATTACAGTCTCTTTGATGATAAGGGTGTAGTTCGACATCTGTCTAAAGGGCTTGGAAACCCACGCTGCCCAATTATAGTTCTGAG GTTAGCATTTTGTTCTGTGGATCACACAGGGGTTCTTGCCCTGGTCTCTGCTCTTTCTTCAAACCCTTCACACCTGAGAGAGCTGGACCTGAGTTACAGCAGACCTGGACTTCAAGCCTTTCTGCAGTTTTGCTCTTTGTTGGAAGACCCTCGTTTCAAACTGGAGACACTGATACTGGTTAATATAGACTGGTGGAAGGATGACACTCCATGTGGCACCACCACTTACAG ACGAAGCCTTACTGATATCATAAGTGATGCCTGCAAAGCTCTGGCTTCAGCCCTCAGCTCATCAAATCTCAGAGTGCTGGATCTCAGTATTAACTGTTTGGAAGATTCCTCAGTGGAGCTCCTTTCAGCTGGACTGAGCCATTCTGCATGTAAACTGGAGATTCTTAG AATGGCACGATGCAAAATCACAGAAGTTGGAGCTTCTACGCTGGCGAATGCTTTGCGTCTAAATCCTTCCTACATACGAGAATTAGACCTGAGCTACAATCCGGTGGAAGGAACCGGCTTTGACCAACTCAACTCGCTAGTCGGAGATCCAGCAATCAAACTGGAGAAAATAAT ATGA
- the LOC108411384 gene encoding NACHT, LRR and PYD domains-containing protein 12-like isoform X2, with protein sequence MKQHQKTVMSVQFDEPPCAPTSENILNERTNSLRSLLKERLKKKYQDLDTAYCAPLKLHLFKRADEDVKSEKVLKGLEWPINDFLNAEDVIEYVDLFKPCPITTEDIRTVLMKGTPGIGKTTAVKKFVLDWTEGRTHQDITFVLPFNLTELSLMKPEKCSLLQLLGLFFPELTDVDALQHARVLFVLDDLSKCKLKLNFWYIKSCSDPKKELSLSALLVNLLRGDLFPKAQIWVTSSSQGADIIPSKFLQRVVEIQGLDDVDWEEYVRRLVCDCTVATRAIVHVKSSNALYSQRSLPVFCHVAATVLEELMTNACNMELPLTSSEMYTHYLLIQMRGKAEAKWMKTDAEEILNLGRLAWHTLEKGSLTVFEEDLRKNNVAPSAAAELSQRWTTLFKEEELNKGKVYHFAHQSIQSYLSALYVFVNYKTSKGNVLSCTLAERVKHLFKPAEVTDMYRRAVSKTLRSKEGQFDFFLTFLIGISAGPSYESLSCFLPDSCQRGSSENIVPYILKNIENTTSLNLIHCLDELNVPYPGCQGNVEENLTPSEWSAMAKTLLNSEDPQRTFDIKEYLNPEVAFLRLFPVIKASKVLRTPHLYDDYKGDPDPLISALLSNPSHLKELNLSFSYAVSAKTVECLEKLLVDPECHLEKLVLHNNIRMSETSFKTLAEALCSSNCCVKELDLSSNYSLFDDKGVVRHLSKGLGNPRCPIIVLRLAFCSVDHTGVLALVSALSSNPSHLRELDLSYSRPGLQAFLQFCSLLEDPRFKLETLILVNIDWWKDDTPCGTTTYRRSLTDIISDACKALASALSSSNLRVLDLSINCLEDSSVELLSAGLSHSACKLEILRMARCKITEVGASTLANALRLNPSYIRELDLSYNPVEGTGFDQLNSLVGDPAIKLEKIIVDGLGEKREIEWLRQHEFPLTLDPDTASVNVKVSEGDKEAWHNYNRQQPLPENPERFKPYSLVMCREALAGRHFCQVEWFGRCATIGVAYKDISRKGHFAACSPGYNKKSWAITVSNPFPLSEALHDGVKKRLPNRSPWRVGVYLDWSAGTLSFYDITYEEAGLIHTFYAKFTAPLHLIFSMSAGIRLLPPNPSPVCCHDHDLWDMFRGTKDCKGCNGSKAG encoded by the exons ATGAAACAGCatcagaaaacagtgatgagtGTTCAGTTTGATGAGCCTCCATGTGCTCCTACGAG TGAGAACATCCTTAATGAACGCACCAACTCACTCAGATCTTTGCTgaaagaaagactgaaaaagaagTACCAAGATCTTGACACGGCTTACTGTGCTCCACTGAAACTGCATTTATTTAAGAGAGCGGATGAAGATGTCAAAAGCGAAAAAGTGCTTAAAGGTCTGGAATGGCCCATTAATGATTTCCTGAACGCTGAGGATGTAATTGAGTATGTTGACCTGTTCAAACCGTGTCCCATCACCACTGAAGATATTAGAACTGTTCTGATGAAAGGGACTCCTGGGATTGGCAAAACAACTGCTGTGAAGAAGTTTGTTTTGGACTGGACCGAGGGCAGAACGCATCAGGACATCACTTTTGTTTTGCCTTTTAATCTCACAGAGCTGAGCTTGATGAAGCCAGAGAAATGCAGCCTGCTGCAGCTTTTAGGGCTGTTCTTTCCAGAGCTGACAGATGTTGATGCTCTCCAGCATGCCAGAGTTCTCTTTGTGCTTGATGACCTGAGCAAATGTAAACTCAAACTGAACTTCTGGTACATAAAATCTTGTAGTGATCCAAAAAAGGAGTTGTCACTGAGTGCGCTGCTCGTAAACCTGCTGAGAGGGGATTTGTTCCCGAAAGCCCAGATCTGGGTAACTTCAAGTTCACAGGGAGCTGATATAATCCCTTCTAAATTTCTACAGCGAGTTGTTGAGATTCAGGGTCTGGATGATGTAGACTGGGAAGAATATGTCAGAAGACTTGTTTGTGACTGTACTGTGGCTACAAGAGCAATCGTCCATGTGAAGTCATCAAATGCTCTTTACTCCCAGCGTTCGCTGCCAGTTTTTTGTCATGTTGCTGCCACTGTTTTGGAAGAACTGATGACCAACGCATGTAACATGGAACTCCCACTGACTTCATCAGAAATGTACACACATTACCTGCTCATTCAAATGAGAGGGAAGGCTGAGGCAAAGTGGATGAAGACTGATGCTGAAGAGATCCTGAATTTAGGCAGACTAGCGTGGCACACGCTTGAGAAAGGCTCTTTAACTGTTTTTGAAGAGGATCTCAGAAAGAATAACGTAGCCCCTTCAGCTGCAGCTGAACTCTCTCAGAGATGGACCACACTTTTTAAAGAGGAAGAACTAAATAAGGGGAAGGTTTATCACTTTGCACATCAGAGCATTCAGTCATACCTTTCTGCACTGTATGTGTTCGTGAATTATAAGACCAGCAAAGGTAATGTGCTCAGCTGTACTTTGGCAGAAAGAGTGAAACACCTGTTCAAACCAGCGGAGGTCACTGATATGTACAGAAGAGCCGTGAGCAAGACTTTGAGAAGCAAAGAAGGCCAGTTTGATTTCTTCCTCACCTTCCTCATTGGAATATCCGCAGGTCCCAGCTATGAGTCCTTGTCATGTTTTCTTCCTGATTCCTGTCAAAGAGGAAGCTCGGAGAACATAGTCCCTTACATATTGAAGAACATTGAGAACACCACATCACTAAATCTCATCCACTGTCTCGATGAACTAAATGTGCCTTACCCTGGGTGTCAGGGAAATGTAGAAGAGAACCTCACACCATCTGAGTGGTCTGCTATGGCAAAAACCTTGCTGAACTCTGAGGATCCGCAGAGGACATTTGATATCAAGGAATATCTCAACCCGGAAGTGGCCTTTCTGAGACTGTTTCCAGTTATCAAGGCCTCTAAAGTTCTCAG aacACCACATCTTTATGATGATTACAAGGGAGACCCTGATCCTCTGATTTCAGCTCTTTTATCTAATCCATCACACCTAAAAGAGCTGAACTTGAGCTTTTCGTATGCTGTATCTGCCAAGACAGTGGAATGCCTAGAAAAACTATTAGTGGACCCTGAGTGTCATCTGGAGAAGCTTGT CTTACATAACAACATAAGAATGTCAGAAACCTCTTTCAAGACTTTGGCTGAAGCCCTTTGTAGCAGTAATTGCTGTGTGAAAGAACTAGATTTGTCCAGCAATTACAGTCTCTTTGATGATAAGGGTGTAGTTCGACATCTGTCTAAAGGGCTTGGAAACCCACGCTGCCCAATTATAGTTCTGAG GTTAGCATTTTGTTCTGTGGATCACACAGGGGTTCTTGCCCTGGTCTCTGCTCTTTCTTCAAACCCTTCACACCTGAGAGAGCTGGACCTGAGTTACAGCAGACCTGGACTTCAAGCCTTTCTGCAGTTTTGCTCTTTGTTGGAAGACCCTCGTTTCAAACTGGAGACACTGATACTGGTTAATATAGACTGGTGGAAGGATGACACTCCATGTGGCACCACCACTTACAG ACGAAGCCTTACTGATATCATAAGTGATGCCTGCAAAGCTCTGGCTTCAGCCCTCAGCTCATCAAATCTCAGAGTGCTGGATCTCAGTATTAACTGTTTGGAAGATTCCTCAGTGGAGCTCCTTTCAGCTGGACTGAGCCATTCTGCATGTAAACTGGAGATTCTTAG AATGGCACGATGCAAAATCACAGAAGTTGGAGCTTCTACGCTGGCGAATGCTTTGCGTCTAAATCCTTCCTACATACGAGAATTAGACCTGAGCTACAATCCGGTGGAAGGAACCGGCTTTGACCAACTCAACTCGCTAGTCGGAGATCCAGCAATCAAACTGGAGAAAATAAT TGTAGACGGGCTTGGAGAGAAACGAGAAATTGAATGGCTTCGGCAAC ATGAATTCCCACTGACTCTGGATCCCGACACAGCCTCGGTTAATGTGAAGGTGTCCGAGGGGGACAAAGAAGCTTGGCACAACTATAACCGACAGCAGCCCCTCCCAGAAAACCCCGAGAGGTTTAAACCGTATTCCCTAGTCATGTGTCGAGAAGCGCTCGCTGGTCGCCACTTCTGCCAAGTGGAGTGGTTTGGAAGGTGTGCCACTATTGGGGTGGCCTATAAAGACATTAGCAGGAAGGGGCATTTTGCAGCCTGTAGCCCAGGATACAACAAGAAGTCATGGGCCATTACAGTGAGCAACCCCTTTCCACTGTCAGAAGCCCTCCATGATGGGGTGAAAAAGCGACTTCCTAACCGTTCACCCTGGAGAGTTGGAGTTTATCTAGATTGGTCTGCAGGCACTTTGTCCTTCTATGACATCACATATGAAGAGGCTGGACTCATTCACACATTCTATGCAAAGTTCACCGCACCACTTCATTTGATCTTCAGCATGTCAGCTGGGATACGCTTGCTGCCACCAAACCCTAGTCCAGTCTGCTGCCATGACCACGACCTTTGGGACATGTTCAGAGGTACTAAAGATTGCAAGGGCTGCAACGGCTCAAAGGCAGGTTAA